GGCAACTTCTATTTTTATGAGGGCTTCTTTTAGATTATATTTTTGCATTTAAATTAGTTTTTATATCTTCCCAGGCTTTTTTTAGGGTTTCAAGGGTTTCTATACTTTTGGTTATAATCTCAATATTATCTTCAAGATTTGCTTTAACAAGCTCACTTATAAGTATATCATAAATTAGATTTAAGTTTTTAGCAATCTCTCCTCCTTTTTCTATATTTAGGGAGCCTTGTAAATAGGCAATTATTTCTGTTGCTTTTCCAAGGTTTTCTGCTTTTTTCTTTACATTTTCAGGATTTTTAAGCCCTTCTTCTATGGCTTTTTTAGCTATTTTTAAACAAGATATAGCCTTATTATAAAGCATAATTACGTGATCAAGAGGATGGGCATTTTTAACCTGATTTTCAAGATAGCTTTGAAGATACATAAAAGCCACCTCCCACTTTTAGTGATTAACTTTTTAATGTTTCAGAAATAGGTTTGGCAAGGCTTTCAAGTCTTTGCCTTAGTTGTTCATTATTATACATAAGGGTTTCTATTTTACTAAATTCAAGCCTTAGTTTTTCTTCCTCTTTCTTTAAAGCTTCCTGAAGAGTATTTATTTTTTGATTAATGCTTTCTATTTGGCGATCTTGAATAGATTTATAACTATTTATAACGCTTATTAAATCCTCTAAGGCTGAAGAAAGATTGTTTTTTACTTGATTAATTGCAGACTGAAGGGTGTTAGGATTTTCTTTTATCAGGGTGTTTAAAGTGTCTGTATTTAGGGAGTATTTTCCATTATCATCTAAGTTAATTATGCCAAGGTTTATAAGAGGCTTCATAAGAGAAAAAATTTGAGGTTTAATCTGGGTAACTACTGCATTTCCCTGAAAAATTCCTCCCTTAGCAGTTTGAGAATTAATAAGATCTATGAGGCTATTTATTTTTTCTATAAGACTACTTA
The window above is part of the Thermodesulfobacterium geofontis OPF15 genome. Proteins encoded here:
- the fliS gene encoding flagellar export chaperone FliS — translated: MYLQSYLENQVKNAHPLDHVIMLYNKAISCLKIAKKAIEEGLKNPENVKKKAENLGKATEIIAYLQGSLNIEKGGEIAKNLNLIYDILISELVKANLEDNIEIITKSIETLETLKKAWEDIKTNLNAKI